One Macrobrachium rosenbergii isolate ZJJX-2024 chromosome 10, ASM4041242v1, whole genome shotgun sequence DNA window includes the following coding sequences:
- the LOC136842365 gene encoding mucin-3A-like: protein MRVSLYSCPYNPKVSEVTVLLLLLIVETSYPKKLTSGSGHFGHALSAHSTHDIFNPVFDLSALHASGSSHADPHGYPYISPITSLLHDPPADSGKIPFLHYDGPRSFVAGAPFSETTPKDVSAPQEFTYFIPENRGIPPHLRPKSEVSHVEHTEYKTPDLVNTLSSDSLAQSSKTLSSDGTGYQYVTPANPLKFASPVNSSKSVASGNGGQESSLPPVPLVYATPVSSSQTTSDNTGYEYVEPANPLTYPPLVDITRSTPASVGYEYLTPANSLIYEPPVTTATTTSSDVVGYKYPTTVNPFTHTPPTDTSKARPSDIAGYEYHTPANLITSSLPTTGISPTVASDSAGYEYPAPLKPLVYGHPTKSLESKSSDHTGHVLTVHLDPPSYIPPTKSENASPIQKHQIPGRIESSSVLAHEPAVPHRDIEKGYIVPTNLLTDKPPVHEFSSSPSDDAAYEYTVPENPLSYAAKSGSSKDSVGDHMELGLSENPDTSTKGVYASKGSTHSSKTSASDQAGYEYPVPVNPLVYDPPSTPKSGPSNSRTYLPPDSNLKPPNTLYEAPASTSTSKHPLALSKGSDSSPDEIAHPGPIYVTPKSLYEHPLTTHPSEVDSPRALYITPSPDTVSGPSADKLGSNKFESLPTYLELPDSIPSLKTPGLVPLYQPPPLPQSHGHPPLPQSYGHPSAGKYNKTASFKQEVSPHYSAEQDDYKPLDFSHDFNFDGEMASGTYQIILSNGHTQIVTYTIDPHKGYQVEVRSKEGGRPSGKDILRPDNSEKGLLPGYQTPSSLYSVPAHTKRKNKKKRKSIRSHKYRVAERWGVVIAAVTLSSMSMTQNTPHPLPPPPPRVPGPLPIPRPHCLRTVIAVFT from the exons ATGAGAGTGTCGTTATATTCTTGCCCATACAATCCGAAAGTGTCAGAA GTAACAGTCCTCCTGCTGCTGTTGATTGTAGAGACATCATACCCGAAAAAGCTCACTTCGGGCAGTGGGCACTTTGGCCATGCACTCAGTGCCCACTCTACTCACGACATTTTCAATCCAGTCTTTGACCTCTCTGCCCTTCATGCCTCAGGTTCCTCCCACGCAGACCCACATGGGTATCCATATATATCCCCAATAACATCTCTTCTGCATGACCCTCCCGCAGATTCAGGAAAGATACCATTTCTTCACTATGATGGGCCTAGGAGTTTTGTTGCTGGAGCCCCTTTCAGTGAAACAACTCCTAAAGACGTTTCAGCACCACAAGagtttacttattttattcctgaaaatCGTGGCATACCTCCTCACCTCAGGCCTAAATCTGAAGTGTCGCACGTCGAACACACTGAATACAAAACCCCTGACCTTGTAAACACACTTTCCAGTGACTCCCTGGCTCAGAGTTCAAAGACTCTGTCCTCAGACGGCACTGGATACCAATACGTAACACCCGCAAATCCCCTTAAGTTTGCCTCACCGGTTAATTCTTCCAAATCAGTAGCTTCTGGTAATGGTGGTCAAGAAAGCTCATTACCCCCAGTTCCACTTGTCTATGCCACTCCGGTTAGTTCTTCACAGACAACATCTGACAATACTGGGTATGAGTATGTAGAACCTGCAAACCCTCTCACCTATCCCCCTCTAGTAGATATCACCAGGTCAACTCCTGCCAGTGTTGGTTATGAATACTTAACTCCTGCAAATAGTCTTATCTACGAACCACCGGTGACTACTGCAACGACAACATCTTCTGACGTCGTTGGTTACAAATATCCAACCACTGTAAATCCTTTCACCCACACCCCTCCCACTGACACTTCCAAAGCAAGACCTTCTGATATTGCTGGTTATGAATATCATACTCCTGCAAACCTTATCACCAGTTCTCTTCCCACTACAGGGATTTCACCGACGGTGGCATCTGACAGTGCTGGGTATGAATACCCAGCCCCTTTAAAGCCCCTTGTCTATGGTCATCCTACCAAATCTCTAGAGTCAAAATCTTCTGACCATACTGGACACGTATTGACTGTTCATTTGGATCCACCTTCTTATATTCCTCCAACAAAAAGTGAAAATGCATCTCCAATTCAGAAGCATCAGATCCCTGGGAGAATAGAATCGAGTTCAGTTCTTGCTCATGAGCCTGCTGTTCCTCACAGAGATATTGAGAAAGGATACATAGTTCCTACAAATCTCCTCACTGATAAACCCCCAGTTCATGAATTCAGCTCTTCGCCCTCAGATGATGCTGCATACGAATAcacagtacctgaaaatccacTCAGCTATGCAGCTAAGAGCGGATCCTCTAAAGATTCAGTAGGTGACCATATGGAGCTGGGCCTTTCTGAGAATCCTGATACCAGCACCAAAGGTGTTTATGCTTCCAAAGGTTCAACTCATTCCTCGAAAACCTCAGCATCTGATCAGGCTGGCTATGAATACCCAGTCCCAGTCAATCCTCTTGTTTATGACCCTCCTTCTACTCCCAAATCTGGTCCTTCAAATTCACGCACTTACCTTCCACCTGACTCTAACCTCAAACCACCAAATACACTTTACGAAGCTCCTGCTTCAACTTCGACCTCCAAGCATCCTCTAGCCTTATCAAAAGGCAGTGACTCATCACCTGATGAAATAGCACACCCAGGTCCAATTTATGTAACACCTAAGTCGCTGTATGAACACCCCCTGACTACCCACCCTTCTGAAGTTGACTCACCCCGTGCTCTTTATATAACTCCAAGTCCTGATACAGTTAGTGGACCTTCTGCTGATAAATTGGGGTCAAACAAATTTGAAAGTCTCCCTACATACTTAGAGTTACCAGATAGCATTCCTTCTCTCAAGACTCCTGGTTTAGTCCCATTATATCAGCCTCCACCTTTGCCCCAGTCTCACGGGCATCCACCTTTGCCCCAGTCTTATGGGCATCCATCTGCAGGAAAGTACAACAAAACTGCATCATTTAAACAAGAG GTCAGCCCACACTACTCAGCTGAACAAGACGACTACAAGCCTTTGGATTTCAGCCACGACTTCAACTTCGACGGCGAGATGGCGTCTGGAACCTACCAAATCATCCTATCGAACGGCCACACCCAGATCGTAACCTATACTATTGACCCCCACAAAGGATACCAGGTTGAGGTCAGATCCAAGGAAGGAGGCAGGCCCTCAGGAAAGGATATCCTCAGACCAGATAACTCTGAAAAAGGATTACTTCCCGGGTACCAGACACCATCTTCGTTGTATTCAGTTCCAGCCCATAC caagagaaaaaacaagaagaagaggaaaagtatCCGCTCGCATAAGTATCGCGTGGCGGAGAGGTGGGGCGTGGTGATTGCGGCGGTGACCTTGTcaagtatgt
- the LOC136843026 gene encoding uncharacterized protein, which translates to MDLKVTIVSCLVAAVTARPNYLPTPGYQYPTPLVPFPNTPSISSTTLAPTTINHLSSVPSIISSTVPSAQGYEYPTPVNPLTFIPPTSSTVRPTAGYEYPTPINHLSSVPPVHSTTVQSTAGYEYPTPVNHLSTVPSLPPSTVHSNGYEYPVPETPLTLIPQVPSSALPSSSQGGYEYPTPGIPFTFGPPSSVSGNPATFDIRKAVPVVF; encoded by the exons ATGGATTTGAAG gTAACAATAGTCAGCTGCCTGGTGGCAGCAGTGACCGCCCGTCCAAACTATTTACCTACGCCAGGGTACCAATACCCCACTCCCCTGGTTCCTTTTCCCAATACCCCTTCAATATCATCTACAACACTTGCTCCTACCACCATTAATCACCTGAGCTCCGTCCCCTCAATAATTTCCTCAACAGTTCCCTCTGCCCAGGGGTATGAATACCCAACACCTGTTAATCCCCTGACCTTCATCCCTCCTACATCTTCAACAGTTCGCCCCACTGCTGGGTATGAGTACCCAACCCCTATTAATCACCTGAGCTCTGTCCCGCCAGTACATTCTACAACAGTTCAATCTACGGCTGGGTATGAATACCCAACCCCTGTTAATCACCTGAGCACCGTTCCATCGTTACCTCCCTCAACAGTTCACTCTAATGGGTATGAATACCCGGTCCCTGAGACTCCTTTAACCTTGATCCCTCAAGTACCATCTTCAGCATTACCCTCGTCTTCTCAGGGTGGGTATGAATACCCTACCCCAGGAATTCCCTTCACCTTCGGGCCTCCTTCGTCCGTCTCAGGGAATCCCGCGACTTTTGACATCAGAAAAGCAGTGCCTGTAGTTTTCTAA
- the LOC136842366 gene encoding pro-resilin-like, with the protein MPARNLAQRQLVNVATPFKYEYVVSDADAHLDFGHKADSDGHVENGQYHILLPDSRTLTVAYVADDKGYNPVLTFEGEAIFPEPAPAPAPAPAPAPVPVVTGERKRQPHNLPIY; encoded by the exons atgccagcacggaatCTTGCCCAAAGGCAGCTTGTGAATGTG GCCACGCCCTTCAAGTACGAATACGTCGTCAGCGACGCCGACGCCCACCTCGACTTCGGCCATAAGGCCGATTCCGACGGCCACGTCGAAAACGGCCAGTACCACATCCTCCTTCCCGACAGCCGTACCCTGACCGTCGCTTACGTAGCCGACGACAAAGGATACAACCCGGTTCTGACCTTCGAGGGAGAGGCCATCTTCCCAGAACCTGCTCCTGCTCCCGCTCCTGCCCCAGCTCCTGCCCCTG TGCCAGTCGTGACTGGAGAACGGAAACGTCAGCCCCATAACCTTCCCATCTATTaa
- the LOC136842812 gene encoding uncharacterized protein — MIAKITLVLCLAAAVAVAFPNLLEGGHDHAHAHEAGAPAAAAAPSVPLALPQAPAAAQARSAGAGGYGYPAPTTQRPLPLRPLHLRPPPPHQHLVPCTELQLRLLLR; from the coding sequence ATAACGTTAGTTTTGTGCCTGGCAGCAGCAGTAGCCGTGGCCTTCCCTAACCTCCTGGAGGGAGGGCATGACCACGCCCACGCCCACGAAGCCGGTGCCCCAGCTGCTGCAGCTGCCCCTAGCGTCCCTCTGGCGCTTCCCCAAGCACCTGCGGCCGCCCAGGCGCGCTCCGCTGGCGCCGGTGGGTACGGGTACCCAGCGCCCACTACCCAGCGCCCACTACCCCTGCGCCCACTACACCTGCGCCCACCACCGCCCCACCAGCACCTAGTCCCCTGTACGGAACTCCAGCTAAGGCTCCTGTTGAGGTGA